A stretch of Deinococcus radiopugnans ATCC 19172 DNA encodes these proteins:
- a CDS encoding ABC transporter substrate-binding protein produces MKRSTGQSLMGSSLLGLALLLGAAHAAPQQGGTITVSYKDDVTTLDPAVGYDYQNWPMEKMVFDALLDYTPGGTTLTPRLAAKMPDVSKDGKTYTFTLRKGVKFHNGRVMTADDVKYSLERVLDPKTKSPGQSFYTDIAGAQAFVDGKAKAVSGIVVLAPEKVKITLNAPNAAFLNIMAMNFAFIVPKEAVAKAGEDFGHQPVGTGPFKLKSWVSGQQLQFERNPNYFMAGMPYLDGVTVKVGLDPSVAYLSLQRGEIDLLGDGIPPAQFLQVTRDPKLKANVFSKTSVNTTYLSLNTGVGPLKDVRVRQAINMAIDKTKILRIINGRGVVARGVLPPLMPGYDKAEAGYAYDPARAKALLAAAGLKGGFTTTLYTTSTDPNPRIAQSIQQDLAQIGVKVQLKSLAQSSVIDAASTPKTAAMVWSGGLAWTQDYPDPSDFYWPILSCRSAVQGGWNWPFVCDKALDARAEKADRMVAPAQQAARLKEYASIFAALNKQAVWVPVFHEVRYTMKSDRLVGGVDDLLDPTHFINYERLSVKK; encoded by the coding sequence ATGAAAAGATCCACTGGACAGTCGCTGATGGGTTCGTCGCTGCTTGGCCTAGCACTGCTTCTCGGAGCCGCTCACGCCGCGCCGCAGCAGGGCGGCACCATCACGGTGTCGTACAAGGACGACGTGACCACCCTGGATCCGGCTGTCGGCTACGACTACCAGAACTGGCCGATGGAGAAGATGGTCTTCGATGCCCTGCTGGACTACACCCCCGGCGGAACCACGCTGACGCCGCGCCTGGCCGCCAAGATGCCCGACGTCTCCAAGGACGGCAAGACCTATACCTTCACCCTGCGAAAAGGCGTGAAGTTCCACAATGGCCGGGTCATGACCGCCGACGACGTGAAGTACAGCCTTGAACGCGTGCTTGATCCCAAGACCAAGAGTCCGGGGCAGAGTTTCTACACCGATATCGCCGGCGCGCAGGCGTTCGTAGACGGCAAGGCCAAGGCTGTTTCAGGCATCGTGGTGCTGGCCCCCGAAAAGGTCAAGATCACGCTGAACGCCCCCAACGCCGCCTTCCTGAACATCATGGCGATGAATTTCGCGTTCATCGTGCCCAAAGAAGCAGTCGCCAAGGCGGGTGAGGACTTCGGGCATCAACCCGTCGGCACCGGGCCATTCAAGCTGAAGTCGTGGGTCAGCGGCCAGCAGCTTCAATTCGAGCGCAACCCGAACTACTTTATGGCGGGCATGCCGTATCTGGACGGGGTCACGGTCAAGGTGGGCCTCGATCCCAGCGTCGCCTACCTCAGCCTCCAGCGCGGCGAGATCGACCTGCTCGGCGACGGCATTCCGCCCGCCCAGTTCCTCCAGGTGACGCGCGATCCCAAACTCAAGGCCAACGTGTTCTCCAAGACGTCGGTCAACACGACGTATCTCAGCCTGAACACGGGCGTCGGGCCGCTGAAGGACGTGCGAGTTCGGCAGGCCATCAACATGGCCATCGACAAGACCAAGATTCTGCGCATCATCAACGGACGTGGGGTGGTGGCCCGGGGCGTGCTGCCGCCGCTGATGCCCGGCTACGATAAGGCCGAGGCGGGCTACGCCTACGATCCGGCCAGGGCCAAGGCGCTGCTGGCGGCGGCAGGACTGAAAGGCGGCTTCACGACCACCCTCTACACCACCTCCACCGATCCTAACCCGCGCATCGCCCAAAGCATCCAGCAGGATCTGGCGCAAATCGGCGTGAAGGTGCAGCTCAAGAGCCTGGCCCAGAGCAGCGTGATCGACGCGGCCAGCACGCCCAAAACGGCGGCCATGGTCTGGTCAGGTGGACTGGCCTGGACGCAGGACTACCCGGATCCCAGCGACTTCTACTGGCCGATCCTGTCGTGCCGCAGCGCCGTGCAGGGCGGCTGGAACTGGCCCTTCGTGTGCGACAAGGCGCTGGACGCCCGAGCAGAGAAGGCCGACCGGATGGTGGCCCCGGCCCAGCAGGCCGCCCGCCTGAAGGAATACGCCAGCATCTTCGCGGCCCTGAACAAGCAGGCGGTGTGGGTGCCGGTGTTCCACGAGGTGCGCTACACCATGAAGTCCGACCGCCTGGTAGGCGGCGTGGACGATCTACTCGACCCGACGCATTTCATCAACTACGAGCGGCTCTCGGTCAAGAAGTAG
- a CDS encoding acetamidase/formamidase family protein — translation MTTRPRCTIHDHHYGWDNSLSPALEVESGETIEFEVIDSGGGQFTPSSTSADVTALDFSRINPVTGPVYVHGAEPGDALQVDILEFRPSGFGWTAIIPGFGLLADEFADPYLKLWQYSDSSAEFLPGIQVPVRPFPGTIGNAPAETGPHSIVPPRIVGGNMDIRDLTAGSTLHLPVAVPGALFSVGDTHAAQGDGEVCGTAIESAMHVTLRFTLKKAAHLKTPRFSTPGSVTGHIDGAGYQVTTGIGPDLYAAAQDATRFMVEFMTGEYGLSPQDAYVLCSVAADLRISEIVDAPNWLVSLYLPRSIFE, via the coding sequence GTGACCACCAGACCCAGATGCACCATCCATGACCACCATTACGGCTGGGACAACAGCCTGTCCCCTGCGCTGGAAGTCGAGAGTGGCGAGACCATCGAATTCGAGGTCATCGACTCCGGCGGCGGACAGTTCACACCGTCTTCCACCTCTGCCGATGTGACCGCGCTGGACTTCTCGAGGATCAATCCGGTGACCGGCCCGGTCTACGTGCACGGCGCGGAGCCGGGCGACGCGTTGCAGGTCGATATTCTGGAATTCCGGCCCTCGGGTTTCGGCTGGACGGCCATCATTCCCGGCTTCGGTCTGCTGGCCGATGAATTTGCTGATCCTTATCTCAAGCTGTGGCAGTACAGCGACTCCTCGGCGGAGTTCCTGCCAGGGATTCAGGTACCGGTGCGGCCCTTCCCCGGCACCATCGGCAACGCGCCCGCCGAGACGGGGCCGCACTCGATTGTGCCGCCCAGAATCGTGGGCGGCAACATGGACATTCGGGATCTGACGGCAGGTTCGACGCTGCACCTGCCGGTTGCCGTGCCTGGAGCGCTGTTCTCGGTGGGTGACACCCACGCGGCTCAGGGCGACGGCGAGGTCTGTGGCACCGCCATTGAATCGGCCATGCACGTGACCTTGCGTTTTACCCTGAAGAAAGCAGCTCATTTAAAGACGCCGCGCTTCTCGACACCGGGCTCTGTCACGGGACACATCGATGGGGCGGGCTATCAGGTCACCACGGGCATTGGCCCGGATCTGTATGCCGCCGCACAGGACGCCACCCGCTTTATGGTTGAGTTTATGACCGGGGAGTACGGCCTGAGCCCGCAGGACGCGTACGTGCTGTGCAGCGTGGCGGCGGACCTACGGATCAGCGAGATCGTGGATGCGCCCAACTGGCTGGTCAGCCTCTACCTGCCCAGGAGCATCTTCGAGTAA